In Daphnia pulex isolate KAP4 chromosome 7, ASM2113471v1, one genomic interval encodes:
- the LOC124197652 gene encoding CCAAT/enhancer-binding protein beta-like isoform X1, whose product MSFFDSEFFDITTSGKLEGHLLDYDHPPMSGEIIPFADHYDYYPETLEVAETSMDLEQAMIDSNIGSVADYLSHSGSYQPQPMVKREIAHLQEDEDSRCLPSTLTDASDYTSAMMPSPYGTAVSSPAGRSTTSSSASTSRRFKSGGKNVSKDSDEYKRRRTLNNIAVKKSREKAKAESRIVAQRVTVLSADKERLERRVEQLSKEIQFLHGLFSKFNDIPDPIKVQVTSAFARLQSHR is encoded by the exons ATGTCTTTTTTTGATTCCGAATTCTTCGACATCACCACCAGCGGGAAACTTGAGGGTCACCTATTGGACTACGATCATCCGCCAATGAGTGGCGAAATCATCCCATTTGCCGATCATTACGATTATTATCCAGAAACTCTGGAGGTTGCGGAAACTTCTATGGATCTCGAG CAGGCAATGATAGACTCAAACATCGGAAGCGTCGCCGATTACTTATCGCATTCCGGCTCTTATCAGCCGCAGCCGATGGTGAAACGCGAGATAGCTCATTTGCAAGAGGATGAAGACAGCCGTTGTCTACCTAGCACTTTGACCGACGCCAGTGACTACACGTCGGCAATGATGCCCAGCCCTTACGGCACTGCCGTTTCCAGCCCTGCCGGACGTTCGACCACGAGCAGCTCGGCCTCGACAAGTCGTCGGTTCAAATCGGGCGGCAAGAACGTCAGCAAAGATAGCGACGAATACAAACGACGAAGGACTCTCAACAACATCGCCGTGAAGAAATCCCGCGAGAAGGCCAAAGCCGAGTCACGCATAGTGGCTCAACGTGTCACGGTCCTGTCGGCCGATAAGGAGAGACTTGAGAGACGTGTAGAGCAGCTGTCAAAAGAGATCCAGTTTCTGCACGGGCTCTTCTCCAAATTCAACGACATTCCCGATCCAATTAAAGTGCAAGTCACCAGCGCCTTTGCCCGTCTCCAGAGCCACAGATAA
- the LOC124197647 gene encoding bromodomain-containing protein 1-like, with translation MGLDFDIREFLNHIRATKPPYECPAKDCGKIYKSFAGIQFHLFNFNHENPGSSLPSSESPQQVLTFAEAQKIVELEIDSKLQRINIFDSISFVGKEDYENEVPMKNEETPSQDYAKTPTSKSHTPKHLQKKTPKPVEPVVRKEEKVSPPKLPEASFSIIETWSQPDAPERPKSYYRFIEKSPDEMEDEVEFDMDEDDFTWLELINKQRRFENLSEVNPESFELLMDRLEKESYFQMQSSGKDQGPPIDEDAECCICMDGECQNSNVILFCDMCNLAVHQECYGVPYIPEGQWLCRRCLQSPSRAVDCALCPNRGGAFKQTDDNRWAHVVCALWIPEVCFANTVFLEPIDSIQNIPAARWKLTCYICKQRGAGSCIQCHRANCYTAFHVTCAQQAGLHMKIDTAKDSPSSGPNISIRKAAYCDAHTPADSDSKPLVGDHGIGEVIRKAQSKAAFREKMRKARKILAEKRSAAPIISIPTIPPERVQEIASSVPQIQGKIRFIQRLIAYWTLKRQSRNGVPLLRRLQTSHPSRRPASSAATGSGSGSGLGGDQIVQPDDLLGQLRYFQRLRQDLERARLLCELIRKREKTKRELMRIKEKELELQIYPLQYLMRRLLQTLKERDNNDIFADPVDISQVPDYLDFIQQPMDFSTMQNKLDAGQYPTLEAFEKDFNLMIHNCTVYNAQHTMYYKQAIKLKEGAQVLFKQLRKDLETLVISNNNCDSSSNLTPLPPSEISQPESKVEEIDKYVSEKYRESDTLEQQLSKLEEFLRKAQQMPTGPLKVKRIRILRNELAKVRRKLSLQAGGRAAATRSSSSSPSKSRPENETRDEGSSDSDSSGSSSSGSSSSSSSSSSKSSSDSSIAGPPVKASPRSVAAARQLKIDHFITRTPKTDSDEKSTPSITNKNRLVAKVLKRNSTPASTSIASTPVAVAAIPVAAVPVTPELETIVPPVPVTPVKISSVNPQQLTGSPSGVNRRTAVLFTKKAAAAAAFKKPEPSGSTSPPRRAGGRPRKVSENSTSQPGPSGTNTSASTNLFVAAAVAATDLNKRKKQKHPESDKLFASVQQPGAIHLPNIESESFKVYRTNRLDDEEDSHRGSSESSGSEGSSSGSSSSSDSDSGDESDRQSSDDSSASPPRHQHSSTSLLPCNLIPLQPLDLVWAKCRGYPWYPALIVDPSWPRSGYVHNGVPIAIPPEEVLLMGAGVQPPAFLVLFFDAKRTWQWLPRDKLEPLGVDPDRDKAKLIESKKQTERKAVKKAFEEAILHQCRVAGQSSALSEDSDSSH, from the exons ATGGGTCTCGACTTTGACATTCGTGAGTTTCTTAACCACATCAGAGCAACTAAACCGCCGTATGAATGCCCCGCGAAAGACTGCGGCAAAATCTACAAAAGTTTCGCGGGCATTCAATTCCACttgtttaatttcaatcaTGAAAATCCTGGTAGTTCTTTACCTTCATCAGAATCACCACAGCAGGTTTTGACTTTTGCAGAAGCCCAGAAGATTGTTGAACTTGAAATTGATAGCAAACTTCAAAGGATAAACATTTTTGACTCCATAAGCTTTGTGGGCAAAGAGGACTATGAGAATGAAGTGcctatgaaaaatgaagaaacaccAAGCCAAGACTATGCCAAAACTCCAACAAGTAAAAGTCACACTCCAAAACATCTGCAGAAAAAGACCCCGAAGCCAGTTGAACCAGTGGTtcgcaaagaagaaaaagtctccCCTCCTAAGCTGCCGGAGGCATCATTTTCCATCATCGAAACATGGAGCCAGCCAGATGCCCCAGAAAGACCAAAGTCTTACTATCGCTTCATTGAGAAATCTCCTGATGAAATGGAAGATGAAGTGGAATTTGATATGGACGAAGATGATTTTACTTGGCTAGAGTtgataaacaaacaaagaagatTTGAAAACCTTTCTGAAGTAAACCcagaatcatttgaattgcTAATGGATCGACTGGAAAAAGAGTCTTACTTTCAAATGCAAAGTTCTGGGAAAGATCaag GACCACCTATCGATGAGGACGCTGAATGTTGCATATGCATGGATGGAGAATGCCAAAACAGCAATGTGATCCTCTTCTGTGACATGTGTAATCTCGCTGTCCACCAAGAATGCTATGGTGTCCCGTATATTCCTGAGGGCCAATGGCTTTGTCGTCGATGTCTACAGTCACCTTCACGAGCGGTTGATTGTGCTTTGTGTCCAAATCGAGGAGGTGCTTTCAAACAAACGGATGATAACCGATGGGCTCATGTAGTTTGCGCTCTGTGGATACCAGAAGTCTGCTTTGCTAATACA gtTTTCCTTGAACCGATCGACAGCATACAAAACATTCCTGCCGCTCGTTGGAAATTGACGTGTTACATTTGTAAGCAACGAGGAGCTGGATCTTGCATTCAGTGTCATAGGGCCAACTGTTACACGGCGTTCCATGTCACTTGTGCGCAGCAG GCTGGGTTACACATGAAAATTGACACGGCCAAAGACTCACCAAGCAGTGGACCCAATATCAGCATCCGTAAAGCGGCCTACTGCGATGCTCACACACCAGCCGATTCTGATTCAAAGCCATTGGTCGGTGATCACGGAATAGGTGAGGTTATTCGCAAAGCGCAGTCGAAAGCTGCTTTCCGCGAGAAAATGCGAAAGGCTCGTAAAATCCTGGCAGAGAAACGTTCTGCAGCTCCTATTATTTCCATCCCCACTATACCTCCTGAACGCGTCCAGGAAATCGCTTCTTCCGTTCCCCAAATTCAAGGGAAAATTCG ATTTATCCAAAGATTGATTGCCTACTGGACTCTGAAACGGCAGTCCAGGAATGGTGTGCCTCTTTTACGTCGTCTTCAAACAAGCCATCCTTCGCGTAGGCCAGCATCTTCAGCGGCAACGGGCTCTGGGTCTGGATCAGGATTGGGCGGTGATCAGATTGTTCAGCCTGACGATCTCTTAGGCCAACTGCGTTATTTTCAACGACTTCGTCAGGATTTGGAACGAGCTCGGCTGTTATGCGAGTTGATTcgcaaaagagagaaaacgaagCGAGAATTGATGCGGATTAAAGAGAAGGAATTGGAACTCCAAATCTATCCGTTGCAGTATCTAATGCGACGTTTGTTACAAACTCTGAAGGAGCGTGATAACAACGACATTTTTGCCGATCCGGTTGACATCAGCCAAGTCCCCGACTATCTCGATTTTATACAACAACCGATGGACTTTTCGACAATGCAGAACAAGTTGGACGCTGGGCAATATCCAACGCTGGAAGCTTTCGAAAAAGATTTCAACCTGATGATCCACAATTGCACTGTCTATAATGCACAGCACACCATGTATTATAAGCAAGCAATCAAGCTCAAAGAAGGTGCTCAGGTTCTATTTAAACAACTTCGAAAGGATTTGGAAACATtagtcatcagcaacaacaattgcGACAGTAGCAGCAACTTAACTCCACTGCCACCGTCGGAAATAAGTCAACCTGAAAGCAAAGTCGAAGAAATCGATAAGTACGTCTCGGAAAAGTATCGTGAATCTGATACCCTTGAACAGCAGCTTTCGAAACTCGAAGAATTCCTGCGTAAAGCTCAACAAATGCCAACTGGACCCCTCAAAGTTAAACGAATCCGAATTTTGAGAAACGAATTGGCCAAAGTTCGTAGGAAATTGTCTTTGCAAGCTGGCGGGAGAGCGGCTGCTACCcggagcagcagtagcagtcCATCGAAATCACGACCTGAAAATGAAACACGTGATGAAGGCAGCAGTGACTCGGATTCGAGCGGAAGTAGTAGCAGCgggagtagcagcagcagcagcagcagtagcagtaaAAGCAGCAGCGATTCTAGTATTGCTGGTCCTCCAGTCAAGGCTTCGCCTCGATCCGTAGCGGCCGCCCGTCAACTAAAGATTGATCACTTTATCACCCGAACGCCCAAAACGGATTCGGATGAAAAGAGCACGCCATCCATTACAAATAAGAATCGATTAGTTGCTAAAGTCCTGAAACGTAATTCTACTCCGGCATCTACATCTATCGCATCGACCCCTGTTGCCGTTGCGGCAATTCCAGTAGCAGCAGTGCCAGTAACGCCGGAATTGGAGACGATCGTTCCTCCAGTTCCAGTAACTCCAGTAAAAATCAGCTCCGTGAATCCGCAACAGCTGACTGGGTCTCCATCGGGTGTCAATAGACGAACAGCGGTGCTTTTCACCAAGAAAGCAGCTGCCGCAGCGGCTTTCAAGAAGCCTGAACCATCCGGAAGCACTTCGCCACCTAGACGGGCAGGTGGAAGGCCGCGAAAAGTTTCAGAAAATAGTACTTCTCAACCAGGACCCAGTGGCACCAACACCAGTGCATCCACCAATTTATTTGTGGCAGCTGCAGTTGCAGCTACGGATctaaacaaaaggaagaagcaaAAGCATCCAGAAAGTGACAAGCTATTTGCTTCGGTTCAGCAGCCTGGAGCTATTCACCTTCCCAACATTGAGAGTGAAAGTTTCAAAGTTTATCGCACCAACAGATTAGACGACGAAGAGGATTCACATCGAGGATCGAGTGAATCGTCTGGGAGTGAAGGGAGCAGCAGTGGAAGCAGTAGCAGTAGTGATTCGGATTCTGGCGATGAATCTGATCGCCAGTCAAGTGACGATAGTTCAGCATCTCCTCCTCGACATCAGCATAGTTCTACTTCACTTTTGCCTTGTAATTTGATTCCACTACAGCCACTTGATCTCGTTTGGGCGAAGTGTCGAGGTTATCCCTGGTATCCAGCTCTG ATTGTCGATCCTTCCTGGCCCAGGAGTGGTTATGTACATAATGGAGTCCCCATCGCCATACCACCCGAAGAAGTTCTCTTAATGGGAGCTGGAGTTCAACCACCAGCCTTTCTGGTTTTATTCTTCGATGCCAAACGGACTTG GCAATGGTTGCCCAGAGATAAGTTGGAGCCACTTGGAGTGGATCCTGATCGTGATAAAGCGAAACTGATTGAATCCAAGAAGCAGACGGAACGTAAGGCCGTCAAGAAAGCTTTCGAAGAGGCTATTTTGCACCAGTGTAGAGTGGCTGGGCAAAGCAGTGCCCTATCCGAAGATTCCGATTCGAGTCACTGA
- the LOC124197650 gene encoding potential E3 ubiquitin-protein ligase ariadne-2-like has product MSNNDNDSDVEYSETEECGYDDYYNPCDDADSESMNQKKCDPEHFEFECLTVDQVDRLLNELVETLSSRLRLTPSLSKLLLHAHNWALDSVIKMYLEDSSQLLVQSKLKPDKTPVVKTLSKTLVCPICIIMLPKDVFCGIGCSHLFCKGCWNAYLETQVMHGVSTATECMGCSVMATEDFVLPLLATPQLKERYVRHAFSDYVRSHPELRFCPGPNCNIIIRAKENKGKRIVCSSCKTTFCFRCGSEYHAPTDCETIRHWLTKCADDSETANYISAHTKVCPKCQICIEKNGGCNHMQCYGCKHDFCWMCLGDWKTHGSEYYRCSRYEENPNVANESSHARAKEALKKYLHYFERWENHAKSLRLEEQTLQRIRERIQCKVMTGTDGTWIDWQCLLDAAALLARCRYTLQYTYPYAYYMDAGPRKELFEYQQAQLEAEIENLSWKVERAETTDRGDLGIQMDVCEKRRTTLLQDFLES; this is encoded by the exons ATGTCAAATAATGATAATGATTCTGATGTGGAATATTCTGAAACAGAAGAATGTGGTTATGATGATTACTACAATCCTTGTGATGATGCCGACAGTGAATCGATGAACCAAAAGAAGTGTGATCctgaacattttgaatttgaatgtcTAACGGTTGATCAG gtGGATAGGTTATTGAATGAACTGGTTGAAACTTTAAGCAGTCGGCTGAGGTTGACACCGTCTCTTTCAAAACTGCTTCTACATGCTCATAACTGGGCTTTAGACTCAGTCATTAAAATGTATCTGGAAGATTCTTCTCAACTTCTAGTTCAATCTAAACTTAAACCAGATAAAACTCCTGTGGTGAAAACCTTATCCAAAACTCTAGTTTGTCCCATTTGCATTATTATGCTACCCAAAGATGTCTTTTGTGGAATTGGTTGCAGCCACCTCTTTTGCAAGGGATGTTGGAATGCTTATCTTGAAACTCAGGTCATGCATGGTGTGTCTACAG CAACTGAATGCATGGGATGTTCTGTTATGGCAACAGAAGACTTTGTCTTGCCTTTATTAGCCACGCCTCAACTAAAGGAACGTTATGTTCGCCATGCCTTCTCCGACTATGTCAGATCCCATCCTGAACTGAGATTCTGTCCGGGTCCGAATTGTAACATAATTATACGggccaaagaaaacaaaggcAAGCGGATAGTTTGCAGCTCATGCAAGACGACATTctg TTTTCGATGTGGAAGCGAATATCACGCTCCCACCGATTGTGAAACGATTCGACATTGGCTGACCAAATGTGCAGATGATAGCGAAACTGCCAACTACATCTCTGCTCATACTAAG GTGTGTCCCAAGTGCCAAATTTGTATAGAAAAGAATGGAGGATGTAACCACATGCAATGTTATGGCTGTAAACATGACTTTTGCTGGATGTGTCTGGGTGATTGGAAGACTCACGGATCAGAATATTACCGTTGTTCACGCTATGAGGAAAATCCCAACGTAGCCAATGAGTCTTCTCACGCTCGGGCCAAAGAAGCCTTGAAAAAATATCTCCATTACTTTGAAAGA tgGGAGAATCATGCAAAGAGTTTACGATTGGAGGAGCAAACATTGCAACGGATCCGTGAGCGTATTCAGTGTAAAGTCATGACCGGCACAGATGGTACTTGGATTGATTGGCAGTGTTTATTGGATGCTGCCGCCTTGTTGGCACGCTGTAGGTATACTCTTCAGTATACTTACCCTTACGCTTACTACATGGATGCAGGTCCTCGAAAGGAATTG TTCGAGTACCAACAGGCTCAGTTGGAAGCCGAAATAGAAAATCTATCGTGGAAAGTGGAACGGGCCGAAACGACCGATAGAGGCGATCTGGGCATTCAAATGGACGTTTGCGAGAAACGGCGCACCACGCTATTGCAAGATTTCCTAGAGTCGTGA
- the LOC124197652 gene encoding CCAAT/enhancer-binding protein beta-like isoform X2, whose amino-acid sequence MSFFDSEFFDITTSGKLEGHLLDYDHPPMSGEIIPFADHYDYYPETLEVAETSMDLEAMIDSNIGSVADYLSHSGSYQPQPMVKREIAHLQEDEDSRCLPSTLTDASDYTSAMMPSPYGTAVSSPAGRSTTSSSASTSRRFKSGGKNVSKDSDEYKRRRTLNNIAVKKSREKAKAESRIVAQRVTVLSADKERLERRVEQLSKEIQFLHGLFSKFNDIPDPIKVQVTSAFARLQSHR is encoded by the exons ATGTCTTTTTTTGATTCCGAATTCTTCGACATCACCACCAGCGGGAAACTTGAGGGTCACCTATTGGACTACGATCATCCGCCAATGAGTGGCGAAATCATCCCATTTGCCGATCATTACGATTATTATCCAGAAACTCTGGAGGTTGCGGAAACTTCTATGGATCTCGAG GCAATGATAGACTCAAACATCGGAAGCGTCGCCGATTACTTATCGCATTCCGGCTCTTATCAGCCGCAGCCGATGGTGAAACGCGAGATAGCTCATTTGCAAGAGGATGAAGACAGCCGTTGTCTACCTAGCACTTTGACCGACGCCAGTGACTACACGTCGGCAATGATGCCCAGCCCTTACGGCACTGCCGTTTCCAGCCCTGCCGGACGTTCGACCACGAGCAGCTCGGCCTCGACAAGTCGTCGGTTCAAATCGGGCGGCAAGAACGTCAGCAAAGATAGCGACGAATACAAACGACGAAGGACTCTCAACAACATCGCCGTGAAGAAATCCCGCGAGAAGGCCAAAGCCGAGTCACGCATAGTGGCTCAACGTGTCACGGTCCTGTCGGCCGATAAGGAGAGACTTGAGAGACGTGTAGAGCAGCTGTCAAAAGAGATCCAGTTTCTGCACGGGCTCTTCTCCAAATTCAACGACATTCCCGATCCAATTAAAGTGCAAGTCACCAGCGCCTTTGCCCGTCTCCAGAGCCACAGATAA